The following proteins are encoded in a genomic region of Nitrospirota bacterium:
- a CDS encoding phosphatidylglycerophosphatase A yields MNRAARNIILFISQGAYAGRAPVAPGTAGTVVGVFLYLGMKGLPPGHYLAVCVLVTLVGMWAAGHTEIMLGRTDSPSIVIDEIAGFLIAMFMVPPRWFFIVSGFLLFRVFDIIKPWPLRRLEELHGGPGVMLDDVGAGVYTNIVLQIVALLISR; encoded by the coding sequence ATGAACAGGGCAGCGAGAAATATCATCCTTTTTATTTCGCAGGGAGCCTACGCGGGGAGAGCTCCGGTCGCCCCCGGAACAGCGGGGACGGTCGTCGGGGTATTTCTCTACCTGGGGATGAAGGGTCTGCCTCCCGGGCACTATCTTGCTGTCTGCGTTCTCGTAACCCTCGTCGGGATGTGGGCTGCCGGTCACACGGAGATCATGCTTGGCCGAACGGACAGCCCCTCGATCGTGATCGACGAGATCGCCGGGTTTCTTATAGCAATGTTCATGGTTCCACCGCGCTGGTTCTTTATCGTCTCCGGTTTTCTGCTCTTCAGAGTGTTCGATATCATAAAACCCTGGCCTCTCAGGCGTCTGGAGGAATTGCATGGAGGCCCTGGCGTGATGCTCGACGACGTTGGGGCGGGCGTGTATACTAATATCGTGCTCCAGATTGTGGCGCTTCTCATTTCCCGATGA
- a CDS encoding DsrE/DsrF/DrsH-like family protein: MEQNDLAKTVRELESRLAKLEKNSSQLTMVLFSGDFDKVFAAFIIATGALAMGKKVSMFVTFWGLDAIKKPVINTAGRKLLEKMVLWMRPKGPLKLGTSKMNFGGIGPRLFRYMMGKKNVEPLQSLIGMAQEMDIKIIACQMSMDVMGIKKEDLLDGIEIGGAATFLNDSFRSNTTLFI, from the coding sequence ATGGAGCAGAACGATTTGGCAAAAACGGTACGGGAACTGGAAAGCCGACTCGCGAAACTCGAAAAGAACAGCTCCCAATTGACCATGGTGCTCTTCAGCGGAGACTTCGATAAGGTCTTTGCCGCCTTCATCATTGCGACCGGGGCCCTGGCCATGGGGAAAAAAGTCTCCATGTTCGTTACCTTCTGGGGGCTCGACGCCATAAAAAAACCGGTCATCAATACCGCGGGAAGAAAGCTTCTCGAGAAGATGGTCCTCTGGATGAGGCCCAAAGGCCCGCTCAAGCTGGGGACCTCAAAGATGAATTTTGGCGGCATCGGCCCGCGCTTGTTCCGCTACATGATGGGCAAAAAGAACGTTGAACCTCTTCAGTCCCTGATCGGGATGGCACAGGAAATGGACATCAAGATCATCGCCTGCCAGATGTCCATGGACGTGATGGGCATCAAAAAAGAGGACCTGCTCGACGGTATCGAGATCGGCGGCGCGGCAACGTTCCTGAATGATTCTTTCCGTTCGAATACTACGCTGTTCATTTAA
- a CDS encoding type I restriction enzyme HsdR N-terminal domain-containing protein — MEDESVIREKKIQSILEQELEDGESLAAEARKVVSYLLVEKKGYLPEDIEKRVVFEVKLGQETMYSSVDFLISISGKKAMVIKCAAGSLDSRERQAVAIARLIGSPPVPIAVVADPVNVEVLDVATGKVVGEGFGAIPVRDRIIRMLSESSSQPLPLDRIEKEKRILLAFDAIRCCVPQGADGGVSIKGPVAREE; from the coding sequence ATGGAAGACGAGTCCGTTATACGGGAGAAAAAGATCCAGTCCATCCTTGAACAGGAGCTGGAGGACGGCGAGAGCCTGGCTGCCGAGGCGAGAAAGGTGGTCTCTTATCTGCTGGTGGAGAAAAAGGGATACCTGCCGGAGGACATCGAGAAGAGGGTGGTATTCGAGGTAAAACTCGGCCAGGAAACGATGTATTCTTCCGTGGACTTTCTTATTTCGATCTCGGGGAAGAAAGCCATGGTCATCAAGTGCGCCGCGGGCTCACTTGATTCACGGGAACGCCAGGCAGTGGCCATTGCCCGGCTGATCGGATCACCGCCCGTGCCTATTGCGGTAGTGGCGGACCCCGTGAACGTGGAAGTATTGGATGTTGCGACAGGCAAGGTTGTGGGAGAAGGGTTCGGCGCTATTCCCGTCAGGGACCGGATCATCCGGATGCTTTCAGAATCTTCTTCCCAACCGCTCCCGCTGGATCGGATTGAGAAGGAAAAGCGAATTCTGCTGGCCTTTGACGCCATACGCTGTTGTGTGCCGCAGGGCGCGGATGGCGGCGTTTCCATCAAGGGGCCTGTTGCCCGCGAAGAATAG
- a CDS encoding SEC-C domain-containing protein → MGIIEKLGTLFSSKDEGVPKVRPGRNEPCWCNSGKKYKKCHEPEDDKKAAKMCAINCGPT, encoded by the coding sequence ATGGGGATTATCGAAAAGCTGGGAACATTGTTCAGCAGCAAGGACGAGGGTGTCCCGAAGGTGCGGCCGGGCAGGAACGAACCCTGCTGGTGCAACAGCGGGAAGAAGTACAAGAAGTGCCATGAGCCTGAGGACGATAAAAAGGCGGCGAAAATGTGTGCCATCAACTGCGGCCCCACGTGA
- a CDS encoding MBL fold metallo-hydrolase has protein sequence MNKLFFSTMLLVLLSAASTNAAGQFPTDVIKTSSGDLKITFIGHASLIFSFNGKIFHVDPFSKLADYATLPKADVIIITHEHGDHLDPAAIGKIRTEKTKVVLTGTAAKQFPGGIVMKNNDVQIVEGVTIEAVPAYNIVHKRDTGEPFHPKGAGNGYIMAFGDKRVYVAGDTENIPEMAGFKNIDIAFLPMNLPYTMTPEMTAAAAKMVQPKILYPYHYGSTDTSLLMALLKDHKGIEVRIRKME, from the coding sequence ATGAACAAACTATTTTTTTCAACAATGCTTCTTGTCCTGCTGTCCGCCGCATCAACGAATGCGGCAGGGCAGTTCCCGACCGACGTGATCAAGACCTCCTCCGGCGACCTGAAGATAACGTTCATCGGCCATGCGTCGCTGATCTTCTCCTTTAACGGCAAAATATTTCATGTCGATCCGTTCAGCAAACTCGCGGATTATGCGACACTTCCCAAAGCCGATGTCATCATCATCACTCACGAGCATGGAGACCACCTTGATCCTGCCGCGATCGGGAAGATCCGAACGGAAAAGACAAAGGTCGTGCTGACCGGGACTGCCGCAAAGCAGTTCCCGGGCGGGATCGTCATGAAGAACAACGACGTGCAGATCGTCGAAGGTGTCACGATCGAGGCCGTACCAGCCTACAATATCGTCCACAAGCGCGATACGGGAGAGCCTTTTCATCCCAAGGGCGCGGGGAACGGGTACATCATGGCCTTCGGCGACAAGCGGGTGTACGTGGCCGGGGATACGGAGAACATCCCTGAGATGGCAGGTTTCAAGAACATAGACATCGCGTTCCTGCCGATGAACCTGCCGTATACCATGACCCCGGAAATGACCGCCGCCGCTGCAAAGATGGTCCAGCCGAAGATCCTCTATCCCTACCACTACGGGTCCACCGACACCTCTTTGCTCATGGCGCTGTTGAAGGACCACAAGGGGATCGAAGTGCGCATCCGGAAGATGGAGTAG
- a CDS encoding sulfurtransferase TusA family protein, which yields MGKTILNFRGMSCPMPVIKLSMATRKGAPGDVFEVICDDAAFEPDITAWCNETGNVLNGITKSGKDITATITKK from the coding sequence ATGGGGAAAACAATTTTAAATTTTAGAGGGATGTCCTGTCCCATGCCGGTCATCAAGCTGTCGATGGCAACAAGAAAAGGGGCGCCCGGCGACGTCTTCGAGGTCATCTGCGACGACGCGGCGTTCGAACCCGACATCACGGCATGGTGCAATGAGACGGGGAACGTGCTCAACGGTATTACGAAGTCCGGCAAGGACATCACTGCGACGATCACTAAAAAATAA
- a CDS encoding YaeQ family protein has product MALKSTIFKAELQISDMDRNSYGDHSLTIARHPSETDERMMVRLLAFALHADEALVFADSIGNDDEPSLWQKDLTGAIQVWIDVGQPDEKRIRKACGRASRVFIFAYGGHGVDVWLNQIKNSLERLRNLAVINLPAGAPAALARLAKRSMKLQFTIQDGQVWVTDDQETVHLDLTNATVLSPT; this is encoded by the coding sequence ATGGCGCTGAAATCCACGATATTCAAAGCAGAGCTCCAGATCTCCGATATGGATCGCAACTCTTACGGAGATCACAGCCTTACCATCGCCCGCCACCCGTCCGAGACCGACGAGCGCATGATGGTGCGCCTTCTGGCCTTTGCCCTGCACGCCGATGAGGCGCTGGTCTTTGCCGACAGCATCGGAAACGATGATGAGCCCTCACTCTGGCAAAAGGACCTGACCGGCGCGATCCAGGTCTGGATCGACGTGGGTCAACCCGACGAGAAACGCATTCGCAAGGCCTGCGGACGCGCGTCCCGGGTATTCATCTTCGCCTACGGCGGCCACGGTGTTGACGTGTGGCTGAACCAGATCAAGAACAGCCTCGAACGCTTGAGGAACCTGGCTGTAATAAACTTGCCCGCGGGCGCTCCCGCGGCCCTCGCCAGGCTGGCGAAGCGCAGCATGAAACTTCAATTCACTATTCAGGATGGCCAGGTATGGGTGACCGATGACCAGGAAACCGTGCACCTGGACCTGACGAACGCAACGGTCTTGTCGCCTACCTGA
- a CDS encoding DsrE family protein has product MKKIVYILTHDPQSRKELVSSVFAQALTALSFGYDCEMFVLDNGIKLFQTEYIKGIKAATFDPLAELIQHYQDMGGRLYGCNPSIASHDISTESCIGGINGYVNASHLIESSVAANAVFTY; this is encoded by the coding sequence ATGAAAAAGATCGTGTATATTTTAACCCACGACCCCCAGTCGCGAAAGGAGCTTGTCTCGAGCGTCTTTGCGCAGGCGTTGACGGCACTGAGCTTCGGATACGATTGCGAAATGTTCGTCCTGGATAACGGCATCAAGCTGTTCCAGACGGAATATATAAAAGGGATCAAAGCGGCGACATTCGACCCGCTGGCTGAACTGATCCAGCATTATCAGGACATGGGGGGCAGGCTGTATGGCTGCAATCCCTCCATCGCGTCCCACGATATATCGACCGAGAGCTGCATTGGCGGGATTAACGGCTATGTGAATGCGTCACACCTGATCGAAAGCTCCGTGGCTGCCAACGCGGTCTTTACGTATTAA